Proteins encoded within one genomic window of Patescibacteria group bacterium:
- the gap gene encoding type I glyceraldehyde-3-phosphate dehydrogenase, whose amino-acid sequence MTKLAINGFGRIGRAAFAAAIGLFGSGNRRRKSKRFNADDFEVVAVNDLGNKKQLVNLLKYDSVYGVFGSEVSLSEDSNYLIVDGKKVRFCSEKSPADLPWEELGVDVVLECTGVFADFEEAAMHIDAGAKKVIISTNAKGDGPTVVLGTDSANNLGALAKEYNVFSNASCTTNCISPIMQILEDSFGVEKALMTTEHAYTSTQNLVDGPHRKDPRRARAAGVNSIPTTTGSAKATGKVVPKLNGKFDGIAIRVPVPCGSISDVVAVVKKSVSVDEINSAFKEAVDLDEYKGIIDYSEAPLVSTDIIGDPHSAVFDAPFTRVVGGDLVKILAWYDNEWAYANRLVEVAQLVMNDLG is encoded by the coding sequence ATGACAAAACTAGCCATTAACGGATTTGGAAGAATAGGCCGCGCAGCTTTTGCTGCTGCTATTGGTTTGTTTGGATCTGGAAATCGACGGAGAAAATCGAAGCGGTTTAATGCAGATGATTTTGAAGTGGTTGCAGTAAATGATTTGGGCAATAAGAAGCAATTAGTTAATCTCTTAAAGTACGATAGTGTTTATGGTGTGTTTGGTTCTGAAGTATCTCTTTCGGAAGATAGTAATTATCTAATTGTTGATGGAAAGAAAGTGCGTTTTTGCTCTGAAAAGAGTCCCGCAGACTTACCTTGGGAAGAGCTAGGTGTGGATGTAGTTCTGGAATGTACAGGTGTTTTTGCTGATTTTGAAGAGGCTGCTATGCATATTGATGCAGGAGCGAAAAAAGTGATTATTTCAACTAATGCAAAGGGTGATGGTCCTACAGTAGTTCTTGGTACAGATTCGGCAAATAATTTGGGGGCTTTGGCAAAAGAGTACAATGTTTTTTCAAACGCTTCTTGCACTACTAATTGTATTTCTCCAATTATGCAGATTTTGGAAGATTCATTTGGAGTAGAGAAAGCCTTGATGACAACAGAGCATGCTTATACCTCTACACAAAATTTGGTGGACGGACCGCATCGTAAAGATCCGCGACGGGCTCGTGCTGCGGGTGTAAATTCCATCCCGACTACAACAGGTTCGGCAAAAGCAACCGGCAAAGTTGTACCCAAGTTGAATGGTAAGTTTGACGGAATTGCAATTCGTGTACCTGTTCCCTGTGGATCAATTTCCGATGTTGTTGCTGTTGTGAAAAAAAGCGTAAGTGTGGATGAGATTAACAGTGCTTTTAAGGAGGCCGTGGATTTGGATGAGTATAAGGGAATTATTGATTATTCGGAGGCCCCTCTTGTTTCCACAGATATTATTGGTGACCCCCACTCGGCCGTTTTTGATGCGCCTTTTACTCGTGTTGTTGGGGGTGATTTGGTAAAAATTTTGGCCTGGTATGATAACGAGTGGGCATACGCAAACCGGTTGGTGGAAGTTGCCCAACTGGTTATGAATGATTTGGGTTAG
- a CDS encoding UvrD-helicase domain-containing protein, giving the protein MSEILQDLNNQQRTAVEKTEGPILIIAGPGSGKTRCLTHKVAYLIEQEKALPSEILAVTFTNKAANEMKERVRKLIKQHNKNVSWIGTFHATCARILRIEGPKIGIPKNYVIYDTYDSEKVIKEVIQELKLSPKEFQPGTVLSKISSAKNELVTAAQYKNYAYGYFQEQIAKIYPKYQKVLGKNKALDFGDLILKTVQLLNTCPEILEKWQGKFKYFLVDEYQDTNQAQYTFIHSLAKGNNNLCVVGDVSQAIYGWRGANFKNILNFEKDWPNATIFHLEKNYRSTQKIIEAAKKVIEHNKTHININLQTENEQGQDLFVYQAWDEKDEARYVARKIEKMPTRYQCAVLFRTNAQSRAFEEAFIRRGLPYRLFGGTKFYERREIKDILSYLRLVENPQDTLSLKRIINVPPRRVGEKTQEELARKGWKIKDADKHFEFSLQELIQNKDRLEPQQIINIILGKTKYLDWIRDRGDENEGRVENVKELRAVASEFNSLKKFLENVSLVENDQTPNGLNLSQPSNTAGNYPITILMTLHSAKGLEFPVVFITGLEEGLLPHSRSLLDLHQLEEERRLFYVGMTRAKRELHLTYAKRRLYFGGERSGSISRFLLEIPENLKNEL; this is encoded by the coding sequence GTGTCAGAAATTCTTCAAGACCTTAATAATCAGCAAAGAACTGCCGTGGAAAAGACAGAAGGACCCATCCTAATTATTGCGGGACCAGGGTCTGGCAAAACCCGCTGTCTAACTCACAAAGTTGCCTACCTAATTGAACAAGAAAAAGCTCTTCCTTCGGAAATACTTGCAGTTACTTTTACAAATAAGGCTGCTAACGAGATGAAGGAGCGAGTACGAAAGCTGATTAAACAACACAACAAAAATGTTTCTTGGATTGGAACTTTCCACGCTACTTGTGCCAGAATTTTAAGAATCGAAGGACCAAAAATCGGAATTCCAAAAAATTATGTCATTTACGATACCTACGACTCAGAAAAAGTTATAAAAGAAGTTATCCAAGAGCTAAAACTCTCTCCTAAGGAATTTCAACCTGGAACTGTACTTAGCAAAATCTCAAGCGCAAAGAATGAATTAGTAACTGCTGCTCAATACAAAAACTACGCCTACGGGTACTTCCAAGAACAAATAGCAAAAATTTATCCAAAATACCAGAAGGTTTTGGGAAAGAATAAAGCTCTAGATTTTGGCGATTTGATTTTAAAAACTGTTCAACTTCTTAACACCTGCCCAGAAATACTTGAAAAATGGCAAGGGAAATTTAAATACTTCTTGGTCGACGAATACCAAGATACTAACCAAGCGCAGTACACCTTTATCCACTCACTCGCAAAGGGCAATAATAACCTTTGTGTAGTTGGGGATGTTTCTCAAGCTATCTACGGCTGGAGAGGTGCTAATTTTAAAAATATCCTAAATTTTGAGAAAGACTGGCCAAACGCTACTATCTTTCACCTTGAAAAAAACTACCGCTCAACGCAAAAAATTATTGAAGCAGCCAAGAAGGTTATAGAACACAACAAAACCCATATCAATATCAATTTGCAAACAGAAAACGAGCAAGGGCAAGACCTTTTTGTTTACCAAGCGTGGGATGAAAAAGATGAAGCTCGCTACGTCGCTCGCAAGATTGAAAAGATGCCCACTCGCTACCAATGCGCAGTTTTGTTCAGAACAAACGCACAATCCCGTGCTTTTGAAGAAGCTTTTATTCGAAGAGGTTTACCTTATCGGTTATTTGGGGGCACAAAATTCTATGAACGGCGGGAAATCAAAGACATCCTTTCCTATCTCAGACTAGTGGAAAACCCACAAGACACACTAAGTCTAAAAAGGATTATTAATGTACCACCAAGAAGGGTTGGAGAAAAAACTCAAGAAGAATTAGCTAGAAAGGGTTGGAAAATAAAAGACGCGGATAAGCACTTTGAGTTTTCGTTGCAAGAGTTGATCCAAAACAAGGATCGCTTAGAGCCACAACAAATAATAAATATTATCCTAGGAAAAACAAAATACCTTGATTGGATCAGGGATAGAGGAGATGAAAACGAAGGTAGAGTTGAAAATGTAAAAGAGCTTCGTGCTGTTGCCTCAGAATTTAATAGCCTAAAAAAATTTTTGGAGAATGTTTCTCTTGTTGAAAATGACCAAACACCAAACGGACTTAATTTGTCCCAACCAAGCAACACAGCAGGCAACTATCCTATTACTATTTTAATGACTCTACACTCAGCCAAGGGTTTGGAGTTCCCAGTAGTATTTATTACTGGATTAGAAGAAGGTTTGTTACCACACTCGCGGTCACTACTGGATTTGCACCAGCTAGAAGAGGAGCGCCGTCTGTTTTATGTAGGAATGACTAGAGCTAAGAGGGAATTACACCTAACATACGCAAAAAGGAGATTATACTTTGGGGGCGAACGAAGTGGTAGTATCTCCAGATTTCTCCTCGAAATCCCCGAAAATCTAAAAAACGAACTCTAA